One genomic region from Syntrophorhabdaceae bacterium encodes:
- a CDS encoding 3-isopropylmalate dehydratase codes for MIVKGRAWRFGDNISTDHIIPGRFYHLRSNLDELKKHVFDDIAPGFYSKISKGDIIVGGNNFGLGSSREHAPLIIKMAGIDAVVANSFARIFYRNAINVGLAAIICNVDDIEEGDILEIRIDEGLLHNITKGKGKRFSPLPKIMMGILKEQGLNNYIIKHGGLKL; via the coding sequence ATGATAGTAAAGGGTAGGGCATGGAGGTTTGGAGATAATATCTCGACAGACCATATAATACCGGGTAGGTTTTATCACCTCAGGTCAAACCTGGATGAGTTAAAAAAGCATGTATTCGATGATATTGCCCCTGGATTCTATAGCAAGATTTCAAAGGGTGATATAATTGTAGGCGGTAATAATTTTGGGCTTGGTTCAAGCAGGGAACATGCACCGCTTATTATAAAGATGGCAGGTATAGATGCTGTGGTGGCAAACTCATTTGCCAGAATATTTTACAGAAATGCCATTAATGTCGGACTTGCTGCTATAATCTGTAATGTAGATGATATAGAAGAAGGTGATATCTTGGAGATAAGGATCGATGAAGGGTTACTCCATAATATAACCAAAGGAAAGGGAAAGAGGTTTTCTCCTCTTCCAAAGATCATGATGGGAATACTTAAGGAACAAGGGCTGAATAATTATATAATAAAACATGGGGGTCTGAAACTATAA